The window ttttgtttcatataccttaaaagtcttcggttgatttttatttgttttctttctccaattacaATGTACAGTTCGACCGTTTCTTTTTTTGGAGCAAACTACTAATATCATAAGATAGAAAAACTTAAACTCCAAGAATAtagtgagtatttgtgctagAGAAAACTTATTTAGCCACTAATATggtgagatattataatattagaaagtatggacataattaagttgttgtcaattgattctatatttgtgataactggaaatacatctttacgtcttccttacatcatccttaattagtttacggttcgaccatttctaatatactgAGGGTAACATTATATTAAATGTTGATTATCTCCTTCCAATTAGGAAAGCACAgaatgagaaaaattcaaagtgatatcattttacaattttgtcctcatatctatataaagttagtttatagattactctatttgtttcaaaatgtaatcagttaattagaatatgtaatatttaaaagttattactttagaaaactgtcatttaatatattaatttaatcaatttcacagtaatttacataatttaattggctacacaatatccaataattataaagttacattgaaatataaaaacaatttatatagtgaaacaaaaaagactttcaaaccattatattataaagcaaaaggaatattcaaattatattgaaacattagaatagtaagaatcagaaaagctgaaatttcaacgtcgatcatttacgtcggTCATGTCTTAGACTATCTCCAAtgtattcatttattttatctCTAAGAATGAAGGGCAAAGAGATTGATcgagaaagtttttttttagtcGAGCCTTCTGAAATgattgaaatttatatttatgccAAAGTTTAAGATACAACGGAAATctgatttttatttgaataccATCTGTTAACCAGtttcatgtaaataaaaaatataattatattttccatatatttgaaatttcatcatcTATTATTCCTTTTTATTGATTGCTGGGACTTGTAACCAAATAAGTTTCTcgtcttatcttttttttatcaaaaaatttaatactCTATAAGGAATGTTTTTCTGTCGCCTAATCTATATAATGAATGTTGATATAGTTTGAGTATAGATGCTTGTTTTGTGTATATCTGGAGCTAAAACCCACTATGTATACCtgtttatgaacttccaaatCCATAAATAATGAATTTTGAGAAGGTTTATAATCAGCTcagttaaaatttataaaattcaaGTACGTTTTCAAATTACTAAAAGGAACAAAATTATTTGTAcaactaacaaaaaaatttaagatgatTTATTGGTAATGCAATGTGTTAGAACTTTTTTTAGGGAATTAAGAAGCTATGAGCTTTTTGCTCATCATGTTTTAGATAAGAATGCATTTAAAAGTAGCTATTTTTATGGCATTCGAACTCGTGATCTTGAAGATGCTCTCTTCTATAATGTTAGTTAGTAAGCGAGATTTGGTTTTAAGCCGACCATCGTCTTGATGCAACCAATACCACCTAAGAACAACCTAGCACCAAGGTTAGGCTCTCTAATCTTCTGCTGCAAAGCTTCATGGTAATCATTAGCCAACAAGCTACCAGCATTGCTCAACACAGCAATCACAGAGCTAATGTTCGAAGTCGAAATGGCTCTCCTCAGACAGCTCTGCAACACGTAGAACACATCGTCCACCATTGATGTGGTAAGGCTGTCCGGTACATGCTCATTAATCCTTTTGGCTTTCCTCACATTCTCAACCATAAAGAACCCTTCTAGTATCACATAGAATCCCGTCACGTCCTGAATCACTTTGCTAAAGCTACCATTTCTAAACGCTTTCGTAGCTCTTGGTAACAACTCAGCATCAACTGACGTCAAAGACTTGATCTTTGACACCATGAACTCTGTATAATCATCACCTAACTGCATCAGAGACAGTATCTCCTCCACGTAGAGCTCTACTTCTCTCGGGTCTGGTCTTTCAGAAGCACCACCAGCAAGCAGATTCAAATTTGGAGAGTTGTTGATATCAGAAGCCAACCTAGCTAGCTTCCTAAACTCCATATACTTCTTCAAGATCAACGAACCTCTAGAATCACATTCCTCTTGCAACTCACATATAGCATAAACAACACCGTCTTCTCCGCATAGACCTCTCAAGATCTCATCGTTCTCTTCAATAGCCATGACAATGTCCTTAAACAAATTAGTTAAACATCCAACGAAGTTCACTTGCTCGACTCCTTGCTCCATGAGCTCAACCACATTCTCATATTCCATCCTCCCTCTCATCGCAATCAcctaaaattatatgaaaagaAATAACTAAAATTTCATAGAAACTTGCGGATGTCGTCTCCTAAAAGGTGTGAAAGTTTCCCACAAAATTGACCTTCTAACTAAAttgaataatatttacaaattgTACACACGTACGAGTGTGTTAGAAACTTGTGAAAGTTTCAATATATATGTAAGAACGTTTACACATTTATCTCCAGTAATCTCACGTCATGTACAATATGTCAATGTCTatctatataattatttaaactattattttacGAAGTAATTTTCCGCATTCGAGCTttcacattaaaagttagagtggttaaagTAATTGTTAGAGTGGTTAAAGTCATTGTTACCTCTAAACATTAATGTATTTGTGGAAGCACTGTGACATGGTGGTCAAgatttaaaggcttctacacccaagTATAGGGTTCGAACCCCAGACAACGCAATTTCTACAGGAAGGAGTCTAGGTTTCAATTCCCAGAGAATGTGAATTATGcaaaaaattagagaaaatgCTTACAGGAGATCTTCAGCATGGTGCAAGGAGTACCGTCAGGAATGGATCTTATAGGGCTACTCAGAATGATGCAGTCAGACGTGAATCTTTATAAAAcaggtagaattgtcggctgtaatatcgtctatgtaatgtttctcataatttgtaataacataattaac is drawn from Brassica rapa cultivar Chiifu-401-42 chromosome A05, CAAS_Brap_v3.01, whole genome shotgun sequence and contains these coding sequences:
- the LOC117134385 gene encoding conserved oligomeric Golgi complex subunit 4-like, which produces MRGRMEYENVVELMEQGVEQVNFVGCLTNLFKDIVMAIEENDEILRGLCGEDGVVYAICELQEECDSRGSLILKKYMEFRKLARLASDINNSPNLNLLAGGASERPDPREVELYVEEILSLMQLGDDYTEFMVSKIKSLTSVDAELLPRATKAFRNGSFSKVIQDVTGFYVILEGFFMVENVRKAKRINEHVPDSLTTSMVDDVFYVLQSCLRRAISTSNISSVIAVLSNAGSLLANDYHEALQQKIREPNLGARLFLGGIGCIKTMVGLKPNLAY